The Thermodesulfobacteriota bacterium genome contains the following window.
CTTCTCCATTCCGGACCTCATGGCCCGGGGGTACACGTTTGCCTTCCAGTTCTGGGTGTTCCTGGCGTTCGCCCTGGCGTTCGCCATCAAGGTCCCCATGTTCCCCTTCCACACGTGGCTCCCCGCGGCCCACGTGGAGGCGCCCACGGCCGGCTCCGTCATCCTGGCCAGCGTGCTCCTCAAGATGGGGACCTACGGGTTCCTGCGCTTCTGCCTGCCCATCACGCCGCTGGCCACGGCGTACCTGGGGCCCGTGTTCCTGTGGGCCTCCATCGTCTCGATCCTCTACGGCGGGTTCGTAGCCCTGGGCCAGAACGACATGAAGCGCCTCATCGCCTACTCCTCCGTGGGGCACATGGGCTTCGTGACCCTGGGGATCTTCCTGGTGAACCAGCCGGGCATCGAGGGCGCCATCCTCCAGATGGTGAACCACGGCATCACCACCGGCGCGCTGTTCATCTGCGTCGGCATCCTCTACGAGCGCACCCACAGCCGCATGATCGCCGACAACTCGGCCATCGGGTCCTTCATGCCGGTGTACGTGACGTTCCTGGGGATCTTCAGCCTCTCGTCCCTGGCGTTTCCGGGCACCAACTCCTTCGTGGGCGAGCTCCTGGTCCTCATCGGCGCCTTCCGGGAGAACGTGCTCCTGGCGGCCTTCGCCATCCCGGGGGCACTGCTGGCCGCCACCTACATGTTGCGGCTGCTCCAGAAGATCATCTGGGACCGGGTCAGCGGGCACCACGGGCACGAAGAGGAGCACGCCGCTGCCGCCCCAGCCAAGAAGAAGGGCAAGGGGCACCCGAAGGCCCACGCCCCCGAGCCCGCGGGCCACGGGGCGCACGGCGCTCACGGTCAAGGCGGCCGTCATCTCTGGGACCTGGACCTGCGGGAGTTCGGAACGCTGGCCTTCCTCGCGGTCTTCGTCTTCTGGATCGGCCTGAACCCCAAGCCCTTCCTGCGGGCCATGGACGCGAGCATCGCCCACGTGGTGACCCAGGCCCACGCCGAGCCCGGGGCCCTGCCCACCGGCGGCCTCCCCGGCCTGTGGAACGCCCTCTTTCCCTCCGCGGACCACGGTACCGGCCACGAGGCGACGGGGCACGGGGAAGGGCAGGAAGCGACCCACGGTGAAGCACCGGCTCACGAGGCGCCCGCCGCCCCCGAGGAGGCGCAGCACTGATGGCCCCCATCCCCCGTCACCCGTCACGCTGCTAAGGAACCCCCATGGCCTTCGCACACGAGATCTACCTGGCGCTGGCGGCCCTGGTGCTCTTCGGCCTCACCCTGGCCGAGCCCCGGCGCGGCACGGCCCGGCGCGCGGCCCTGGCCCTCTCGGCCCTGGCGGTGGTCGCCGCCGCCTTCTTCTTCGACGCCCGGGGCGAGCTCTTTTCCGGCACCTACCGGGTGGACGGCTTCAGCCAGTCCCTGAAGTTCATGGTGGCCCTGGGGTTCTTCGCAGCGGTGGCCCTGGGGGAAGGGTTGCGGGGGGTGCAGGCCGAGCACGAGCCGGAGTATTACTTCTTCCTCTCGCTTAGCGTGCTCGGCCTCACCCTGCTGGTGAGCAGCGTGGAGCTCCTGACCCTCTACATCGCCCTCGAGCTCTCCTCCTACGCCCTGTACATCCTCGTGCCGCTTCGCCGCTCGGAGCACACGACCCACGTGGAGGCCGGCATCAAGTACGTCCTCTTCGGGGCGCTCGCGTCGGGGGTGAGCCTGTTTGGGATGAGCTACGTCTTCGGCCTGGCCCAGACCACCCACCTGGACGAGCTCCTGCTGGTCTTCCCCGAGCTGGCGCGCTCCCCGCTCGGGATCATGGCCCTCACCATGATGCTCGGGGGCTTCTTCTTCAAGCTCGCCCTCTTCCCCTTCCACTTCTGGACCCCCGACATCTACCAGGGCGCGGCCAACGAGACCGCGGGCGTCATCGCCACCCTGCCCAAGATCGGCGCGGTGGCGGTGCTGATCCGCCTCACCGGGCTCGGAGGGGACGAGACCGGTGGCTTCTTCGCGGTCCTGGTGCTGCTCGCCGTCTTCTCCATGACCTACGGCAACCTGGCGGCCCTGGTGCAGACCGATCTCAAGCGCCTGCTGGGCTTCTCCTCCATCTCCCACGCCGGCTTCATGATGACCGGCATCCTCACCGGGACCATCGCGGGGTACTCGGGCGCCATGTTCTACGTGGGGGGCTACCTCCTCATGAACCTCGCCCTCTTCTACGTGATCTACTCGCTGGCCCCGGCGGGAGAGAACGTGACCCTGGACCACCTGAGGGGGCTCCACAAGCGGGCGCCGCTCCTTGCCTTCACCCTGGCCGTGGGCGCCTTCGGCCTGGCGGGCATCCCCCCCACCGCCGGCTTCATGGGCAAGTTCTACGTGCTCGCCGCCGCCCTGGAAAAGGGCTACCTCGCGCTGGTCATCATCGCGGCCCTCAACACCGCCATCGGCGTCTTCTACTACCTGAAGATGGTGAAGGCGGCCTTCAGCCCCCCGGAAGAAGGAGAGGCCGCTCCCCCCGAGGCCCGCGTGCCCCTTACCTGGCTCGGCCGGGGCCTGGGCTACGCCTTCTGCCTCTCCATCCTCCTCCTGGGCACGCTGCCCGGCTCCGTCCTGGGCCTCTTCCGCCAGGCCCTGGCCTGGGCGGGATAGCCCCCTCGCCCCGCCGCGCCCCCGGAGGGAAAAACGCGCAGGCCACCTCCCTCCCGCGCCCGGGGCATGCGAGGACGAGGGTCGCTGCAGAGGCGGGCATGGGTGCGCCCGGCGCTCCCATGCCCCCAATCCCGCCCCTCACCCGAACGCCCCCTTCACCCGTCGGAACAGGCCGGGGTAGTCCAGCACGATCCCGTCTTCGTCCACAGGCAGTTCCGCGCTGAAGGCAGTGCCGTCGAGGTTCTCGAAGAGGTAGAGCCGGTCGGCCAGTCGCGTGTAGGCCTGCGCTTGCGGCTGAACCGTCAGTTCCGGTGCGAAGATCCAAGCCATGCGGAACTGCCGCCGCTCACCGACAGCCATCGGCTCGCGGCGTATCGGGAAGGTGTTGGTAAAGGGGGTTGGCCAGATATCGATATCGACACACCCGCCGAGCTCGGCGACGGCCCGGCCATCACGGTGTTCCCAGTGGCCCAGACCGTCTGTTCGCAGACTCAGCGATCGGCTGCAGCGCTCCGTCGCGACCACGAGCTCGGCATCGCGCAGCCGCCACGAGTCGTCCCAGGCGAGCCGATACGTGAGCCGGAAGGGCTTGTGCTCTTCGTCGAACGCGAGAACGATGCTGTCCCCGGAGCGCTCTGACAAGAGCAGATGCTCCAGTCCTACGCCTTCTCGGTTCTTGTTCCAGATGGGCGTCCAGCAGATCGTGCGGCAACGCGCCTTCGCCATGGAGACTCCGTTGAGCGCATCACCGCGGCATCAGCGCAAACACACCCCAGCCCAGGTACTCACGCGTGTAGGCGGTGTAGCGCTCGGGTTCCGAGGTCAGCTTGGCTCGAACATCTCTCGCGAGGTCGTCGTCGGGATTGGCTTCAAGCCATCGGCGCATGGTCAGCCATTTGGCCGCCTCGTACCGGTCCCAGCCGTCTTGGTCAGCCAGAACCATTTCGACGACGTCGTAGCCGAGGCGGCCGAAAGACGCGAGAAGCTCCGGAAGCAGGAGAAAGTCGGAGATTGCGTGGGCAAGACACCCCTTGGCGACATCTTCCGTCGGTGGCAACTGCCGCCAGTAGGGCTCGCCGATGAGGATGATCCCCCCGGCGCGCAGGCTCCGCGCCAGAAGCGCGATCGTGCCGACGACTCCCCCGGCGATCCAGGTGGCACCGACACAGGCTGCCACACCGGCCTTCTCGTCAGACACGTAGCCCGCAGCATCGCCATGGATGAACTTGACTCGATGGGCGACGCCGAGTTCTTCAGCACGTCGTCTCGCTTGCTCGGTGAACAGTTTGCTCATGTCGATCCCGGTGCCGACGACGCCGTGATCGCGGGCCCAGGTGCACAGCATCTCCCCCGAACCGCTGCCCAGGTCGAGCACCCGGGCCCCCGCTTCCAGACGCAGCGCCGCGCCGAGAGTGGCGAGCTTTTCGGGTGTGATCGGGTTGTGGATGCGGTGAGCACTTTCAGTGATGTCGAATATTCGTGGGATGTCCATTGAAGACTCTTCTCATCGGTGTGGGTAGGTTCGGTCTCCGCCAACGCGAGCGTAACCGGTGCGCGCAAAGAAAGCTAAGGCACAACAGTTGTGTCGCGCGCCTGGTTCACGCGGTTGTTCACCGCAGTCCTACTTCATGGCGTCCGCGAGCTGCACGTCGCCTCGAAGGAGTTCGTTGACCACGGTGGAAAGATCGGTCTTCCGTTTCTCCGCTATGGCTTCGACGAAGGCTTGAACCTCCTCATCGAGGTACACAGGCAGGTTCAGCTTCGCGTCGGGCCTGTAGAACTTGCCCCTTTGTGCCTTTGAAAAATCGTACTCTTCTCTCATTTCAGCCCTCTTCATAGCTTCGAGTCTCCTTGGAGGTCGGCCGACGCGCCGAGTAGATGCGAATCGTCACGGACTCGCCGGGTTCCTCTCTGAACGTGTGGCAGACCACCAGCAGCCGGCCAGAGCCGGAGATCCCGAGGGTGATCCATCGGTCTTCTGATTCGCTGTGGTCTGGATCGAACATGTTCAATGCCCTTGGATCTCGGAAGACGGTAGCCGCCTCCTCGAACGCGACCCCATGCTTCTCCTGGTTGATTCGTGGGTCTCGATCGTCCCGGAAGATCTCCCTGCGCTCGATCCCGCGGGCAAACACATGGTGCAAAAAGGCCCGGCACGTCCAGGCGAGGCTGTCGAGGCATGACCGGACCGCATACCTCGGAACCATCCCCCGGTCAAGCGTACTGCAATAACGAAACAGCGTCCTCCCCTCCTGGCCAAACCGGGGCACTTCTCCCAGAGCATGCCCATCGAGTCTGCCGATGGATCGCCGACTTGACATCCGGGATTTCCGCGGTTGACTCCTCGGGTATCGGCGGACGACCGAGGCCTGCGGACCCGGGCGCTCAACCACCCTAGCCTCAGAGGAGGGCCGCACATGCGCAAGGTCCTTGACCCCAAGATCCTGGAACGAGAAGCCGCACTCTGGCGAAGGTTGAAGAAGGCATCCGAGCAGGCGCCGATCAAGCGCTGCCACAAGTGAAAGAGCTGAAAGAGCTAGGGTTGCCGGTCCGGCAACGAGACGAGTAGATCTGGCCTCCCGGGTCCGCAGACCTATGACCTCCGCGATGCCGAGGCGAACGCACCGTGAGTCCATCCGCCACCCCCAACGCCCCGCCCGAACCTGCCGCCGAGCAGGAGTTCTTCGTCCAGTGGCACCTGACCGAGCGGTGCAACCTGCGCTGCCTCCACTGCTACCAGGCGGGCCGCAGCGGCGGGGAGATGACCCTGGCGGAGCTGCTCGGGGTGGTAGACGAGGTGGCGGACGCAGCGGCGGCGTGGTCTGCGGCCTACGGCATCTGCTTCACCTCAAGCTTCCAGGTCACGGGCGGCGAGCCGCTGCTGCGCGCGGAGCTATGGGACGTCCTGGACCACCTACGCGCCGCCGGGTTCCCGACCCATCTCCTGTCCAACGGAACCCTGATCGACGGGGACGCGGCGCACAGGCTGGCCGGGCTCGGGGTGGCGGGAGTCCAGGTAAGCCTGGAGGGGCCGGAGGCGGTCCACGACGCCGTTCGCGGCCCAGAGAGCTTTCGCGGGGCGCTGCGGGGTGTGGCCCACCTGCTGAGCGCCGGGGTGCACGTGGATCTGAACGTCACGCTCTCGGCGCGAAACGCCGACCGGGTCGACGAGCTGGTCGCCATCGCCCGCGCCGCAGGGGTACCCCGCATCGGCTTTTCGCGGCTGGTGCCCTACGGCCGGGGCGCCGAGCTGGCGGGGGAGCTCCTCCCGGCCAGCCGCGTCCGCGAGGTCTACGAGCACCTGCGCTCGCTGGAGGTCCCGGGGCTCGCGATCGGCACCGGGGACCCCCTGGCCACCCAGCTCGATCTGGACGGCACCGACGGCGCCGGGTGCACCGCGGTGGGCGGCTGCGCGGCCGGGGTGTCCGGGATCACCATCCTGCCCGACGGCACCCTGCACCCGTGCCGGCGCCTGCCGATCCCCATCGGGAACCTCCGCACCGACGACCTGCGGGAGGTCTGGGCGACATCGCCGGTGCTCGCCGCTCTGCGGGACAAGGGGCGCTACTCGGGCCGCTGCGGGGCGTGCGCGCGCTGGGCTGCGTGCCGCGGGTGCCGGGCCGTGGCCTACGCCGTGACCCTGGCCCGGGGGTGCGGCAACTACCTGGCCGACGACCCCCAGTGCTTCCTCCACTCACCGTCACCCGCGAGGGAGGGCCCTCCGCGGGGGGAACCGCCTCGGTAACGAGCCAGAGACAGGGGAGAACGGCCATGGCGAAGTGGAACCTCGACCCGGACCACACCGCGGCCACCTTCGAGGTCCGCCACATGATGGTCACCTGGGTGTCCGGCCGCTTCGACCGGGTCTCCGGCACGCTCCTTTTCGACCCGCGGGACGTGGCGGCGTCCTCGGTGGAGGTGGAGATCGACGCGGCGTCCATCTCCACCGGCATCGACCGACGCGACGCGGACCTCCGGAGCGACAACTACCTGGACGTGGCCCGGTACCCGAAGATCACCTTCCGCAGCACCGGGGCCGAGGTCGCCGGCCTGGACCACTGCCTGGTGCGCGGCGACCTCACCATCCACGGCGTCACCCAGCCGGTACTGCTGGACGTTCGCTACGGCGGCCCCGCACACTTCCAGGACGACGATCGCCGGTACACCACCTATGGGTTTCGGGCCACGACGCAGATCAACCGCGAGGACTTCGGCATCCGGACCAACCTGGAGACCGAGGAGGGCTTCATGGTGGGCAAGCACCTCTTCCTCACCATCAACTCGGAGGCGGACCTGCTGGAGGACTGACCCCACGCGGGGCGGACGGCCGAAGGGAGCCCCTCCCATCGCCGCGGCGCCCGATGGGGAATCCAAGGGGGGGGAATCCAAGGGGGAATCCAAGGGTGTCAGACCTGCACTCTTCACTTTCCGAGCACCCTCTGGACGGTCTCGGCCGCCCTCGCCATCCCGCCTCGGCTCGTCATCTCCGCCGCCACGCGTCGGCTCGCTTGGCTCACGGCCGACGGCCCGACCCCGAACGCTTTGCCGATCTCCGTCAGCCGTTGCCCGCTCAAATGGTGGCACAGGTACAATGCCAGACGCCTTGCCGCCCACGGGTCTTCTGCCCCAAGCGCGCCCTGCGCGGCCCGCCGGATCGCCTCGATCGTCGGGCGATCCGAGAGCCGTCTCAGCGCAGGAAGATCGCGGTGCGCCCCCCTCTCCTTCACAAACTTCTCCTTCGCCCACTCCACGAACCCGGGGGTGCCCAGCAGCGTCGACCCGGTCACCTCGTCGAGCGGGTTCGCCACCTCCCGCCCCATCGCCGCTTCGACGAACTCTCGATTCCGCCGCTGCGCGTGCTCGATACCGCCTCGATGCTGTGGTTAGGCATCAATTTCCTCTGTATTCCAACTGCCTTGAGTATGAAGCGCATTTCAGTGGAGCTCCCGCCTCCTTGTGCGGCGGCAATTCGGTCTTTATGGTCGCCTCAGTT
Protein-coding sequences here:
- a CDS encoding class I SAM-dependent methyltransferase, whose translation is MDIPRIFDITESAHRIHNPITPEKLATLGAALRLEAGARVLDLGSGSGEMLCTWARDHGVVGTGIDMSKLFTEQARRRAEELGVAHRVKFIHGDAAGYVSDEKAGVAACVGATWIAGGVVGTIALLARSLRAGGIILIGEPYWRQLPPTEDVAKGCLAHAISDFLLLPELLASFGRLGYDVVEMVLADQDGWDRYEAAKWLTMRRWLEANPDDDLARDVRAKLTSEPERYTAYTREYLGWGVFALMPR
- a CDS encoding BrnT family toxin: MSSRRSIGRLDGHALGEVPRFGQEGRTLFRYCSTLDRGMVPRYAVRSCLDSLAWTCRAFLHHVFARGIERREIFRDDRDPRINQEKHGVAFEEAATVFRDPRALNMFDPDHSESEDRWITLGISGSGRLLVVCHTFREEPGESVTIRIYSARRPTSKETRSYEEG
- a CDS encoding NADH-quinone oxidoreductase subunit M, yielding MTPEFALPHSLGFPILSLLIFLPLAGAVVALFLRGDRLVKGWAVAVTVAEALVSIPLYTAFQTGTHLFQFPELHEWIPALHIRYALGVDGISLFLVLLTTFVMPLCVLCSWKYIEVRVKEFLFALLVMEAAMVGVFCALDLVLFYVFWEAMLIPMYLLIAVWGGPRKAYASVKFFLYTLAGSVLLLVAIIALYLVGGTFSIPDLMARGYTFAFQFWVFLAFALAFAIKVPMFPFHTWLPAAHVEAPTAGSVILASVLLKMGTYGFLRFCLPITPLATAYLGPVFLWASIVSILYGGFVALGQNDMKRLIAYSSVGHMGFVTLGIFLVNQPGIEGAILQMVNHGITTGALFICVGILYERTHSRMIADNSAIGSFMPVYVTFLGIFSLSSLAFPGTNSFVGELLVLIGAFRENVLLAAFAIPGALLAATYMLRLLQKIIWDRVSGHHGHEEEHAAAAPAKKKGKGHPKAHAPEPAGHGAHGAHGQGGRHLWDLDLREFGTLAFLAVFVFWIGLNPKPFLRAMDASIAHVVTQAHAEPGALPTGGLPGLWNALFPSADHGTGHEATGHGEGQEATHGEAPAHEAPAAPEEAQH
- a CDS encoding YceI family protein, encoding MAKWNLDPDHTAATFEVRHMMVTWVSGRFDRVSGTLLFDPRDVAASSVEVEIDAASISTGIDRRDADLRSDNYLDVARYPKITFRSTGAEVAGLDHCLVRGDLTIHGVTQPVLLDVRYGGPAHFQDDDRRYTTYGFRATTQINREDFGIRTNLETEEGFMVGKHLFLTINSEADLLED
- a CDS encoding NADH-quinone oxidoreductase subunit N, which gives rise to MAFAHEIYLALAALVLFGLTLAEPRRGTARRAALALSALAVVAAAFFFDARGELFSGTYRVDGFSQSLKFMVALGFFAAVALGEGLRGVQAEHEPEYYFFLSLSVLGLTLLVSSVELLTLYIALELSSYALYILVPLRRSEHTTHVEAGIKYVLFGALASGVSLFGMSYVFGLAQTTHLDELLLVFPELARSPLGIMALTMMLGGFFFKLALFPFHFWTPDIYQGAANETAGVIATLPKIGAVAVLIRLTGLGGDETGGFFAVLVLLAVFSMTYGNLAALVQTDLKRLLGFSSISHAGFMMTGILTGTIAGYSGAMFYVGGYLLMNLALFYVIYSLAPAGENVTLDHLRGLHKRAPLLAFTLAVGAFGLAGIPPTAGFMGKFYVLAAALEKGYLALVIIAALNTAIGVFYYLKMVKAAFSPPEEGEAAPPEARVPLTWLGRGLGYAFCLSILLLGTLPGSVLGLFRQALAWAG
- a CDS encoding radical SAM protein, producing MSPSATPNAPPEPAAEQEFFVQWHLTERCNLRCLHCYQAGRSGGEMTLAELLGVVDEVADAAAAWSAAYGICFTSSFQVTGGEPLLRAELWDVLDHLRAAGFPTHLLSNGTLIDGDAAHRLAGLGVAGVQVSLEGPEAVHDAVRGPESFRGALRGVAHLLSAGVHVDLNVTLSARNADRVDELVAIARAAGVPRIGFSRLVPYGRGAELAGELLPASRVREVYEHLRSLEVPGLAIGTGDPLATQLDLDGTDGAGCTAVGGCAAGVSGITILPDGTLHPCRRLPIPIGNLRTDDLREVWATSPVLAALRDKGRYSGRCGACARWAACRGCRAVAYAVTLARGCGNYLADDPQCFLHSPSPAREGPPRGEPPR
- a CDS encoding putative glycolipid-binding domain-containing protein; its protein translation is MAKARCRTICWTPIWNKNREGVGLEHLLLSERSGDSIVLAFDEEHKPFRLTYRLAWDDSWRLRDAELVVATERCSRSLSLRTDGLGHWEHRDGRAVAELGGCVDIDIWPTPFTNTFPIRREPMAVGERRQFRMAWIFAPELTVQPQAQAYTRLADRLYLFENLDGTAFSAELPVDEDGIVLDYPGLFRRVKGAFG